From one Streptomyces sp. NBC_01478 genomic stretch:
- a CDS encoding ABC transporter permease translates to MIVFLVRRIAAGLVLVLVIATTTFALMSLTGSDPVRQIVGQTATQQQVTAKSAELGLDQSFVVRYGHWLADVLHGNLGSSWFSGESVTSSLENRLPVTLSIVLAALLVSAVLSTVLGVAAAVRRGALDQVVQLLAVLGFAVPSFLVALVFAVVIGVDLGWLPATGYVPLADSASGWLKSITLPALSLSVGAIAATAQQVRGSMVDVLRADYVRTLRSRGISERSLLFRHALRNAAPAALTVLALQFIGLVGGAVVVEKVFGLNGIGSQATTAGSQGDTPVVMGVVVVMVALVVVVNILMDLAYGWLNPKVRVG, encoded by the coding sequence ATGATCGTTTTCTTGGTCCGGCGCATCGCCGCCGGGCTGGTCCTGGTCTTGGTGATCGCGACCACGACCTTCGCGTTGATGAGCCTCACCGGCTCCGATCCGGTACGCCAGATCGTCGGGCAGACCGCCACCCAGCAGCAGGTGACGGCGAAGTCCGCCGAACTCGGACTCGACCAGTCCTTCGTGGTCCGCTACGGCCACTGGCTCGCGGACGTGCTGCACGGCAACCTCGGCAGCTCGTGGTTCAGCGGCGAGTCCGTGACAAGCTCACTTGAGAACAGACTGCCGGTCACCCTGTCGATCGTGCTGGCGGCACTCCTGGTGTCGGCGGTACTGAGCACGGTGCTGGGCGTGGCCGCCGCGGTCCGCCGGGGCGCCCTCGACCAGGTGGTGCAACTGCTCGCGGTCCTCGGGTTCGCGGTCCCGAGCTTCCTGGTCGCCCTGGTGTTCGCCGTCGTGATCGGCGTCGACCTGGGCTGGCTGCCCGCGACCGGATATGTGCCGCTGGCGGACTCGGCGAGCGGCTGGCTCAAGTCGATCACCCTCCCCGCGCTGTCGCTCTCCGTCGGCGCGATCGCCGCCACCGCCCAACAGGTGCGCGGCTCCATGGTCGACGTCCTGCGCGCGGACTACGTACGCACCCTCCGCAGCCGTGGCATCAGCGAGCGGAGCCTGCTGTTCCGGCACGCGCTGCGCAATGCGGCCCCGGCCGCGCTGACCGTGCTGGCCCTCCAGTTCATCGGCCTGGTCGGCGGCGCGGTGGTCGTCGAGAAGGTCTTCGGCCTCAACGGGATCGGCAGCCAGGCGACGACCGCCGGCTCCCAGGGCGACACACCGGTGGTCATGGGTGTCGTCGTGGTCATGGTCGCCCTCGTCGTGGTGGTCAACATCCTCATGGACCTCGCATACGGCTGGCTCAACCCGAAGGTGCGTGTGGGATGA